One window of the Oceanicoccus sp. KOV_DT_Chl genome contains the following:
- the pgeF gene encoding peptidoglycan editing factor PgeF codes for MSAPPFDQFNLARHVGDKSSLVAANRKKLLQHCGGLEQIQWLNQVHGIDVVIAAVDGDKTADASFTRQAGLACAVMTADCLPVLFCDTSGQQVAAAHAGWRGLVAGVLEETLATFTQSREHILAWLGPAIGPQHFEVGAEVRAQFLDAAAMLSLAEQAFTVNPDKSNHYYADLYQLARLRLEAAGMKHIYGGQYCSYKDQQQFYSYRRDGATGRMATLIYKLAAQQ; via the coding sequence GTGAGCGCCCCACCGTTTGATCAGTTTAATCTTGCCCGGCATGTGGGTGATAAGTCGTCGCTAGTGGCAGCTAATCGAAAGAAGCTTTTACAGCATTGTGGGGGGTTGGAGCAGATCCAGTGGCTGAATCAAGTGCATGGTATCGATGTGGTTATAGCCGCTGTGGACGGGGATAAAACTGCCGATGCCAGCTTTACCCGGCAAGCGGGGCTGGCTTGTGCAGTAATGACTGCGGATTGTTTACCGGTGCTTTTTTGTGATACATCTGGCCAGCAAGTAGCGGCGGCGCATGCGGGTTGGCGGGGGTTGGTGGCTGGGGTACTGGAAGAAACGTTGGCGACCTTTACCCAGTCTCGTGAACATATACTGGCCTGGCTGGGGCCAGCGATAGGGCCACAGCATTTTGAGGTAGGTGCGGAGGTGAGGGCGCAGTTCCTTGATGCGGCTGCTATGCTAAGCCTCGCTGAACAAGCGTTTACCGTTAATCCTGACAAATCCAATCATTATTACGCCGACCTTTATCAGTTGGCCCGTTTAAGGTTGGAGGCTGCAGGGATGAAACATATTTATGGTGGGCAATACTGTAGCTATAAAGATCAACAACAGTTTTATTCTTATCGACGTGATGGTGCGACGGGTCGTATGGCTACGCTGATTTACAAATTAGCTGCACAGCAATAA
- the rluD gene encoding 23S rRNA pseudouridine(1911/1915/1917) synthase RluD, which yields MAETIELAAEVPETCSGNRLDQVAAQLFPDYSRARLQLWIKSGELTVDGAVKKPRDKLLSGEQLVLRAEVENEERWLAEDIALEVIYEDDALLVINKPVGLVVHPAAGHASGTLLNALLAHAPDLASVPRAGIVHRLDKDTSGLMVVAKTLQAQNHLVNQLQARTVSREYEAVVFGTMTGGGSVTADIGRHPKQRQKMAVVKLGGKEAITHYRLLQRFTSHCHIRCMLETGRTHQIRVHMAHIKHPLVGDQLYAGRPRIPKGASEELLSGLRDFGRQALHARRLSLIHPVSNEDVSWEVPLADDMVELLALLEREDHA from the coding sequence ATGGCAGAAACAATAGAGTTAGCCGCTGAAGTACCTGAGACCTGTTCCGGCAATCGTTTGGATCAGGTTGCGGCGCAGTTATTTCCTGATTACTCACGGGCTAGATTGCAATTGTGGATTAAAAGTGGCGAGTTAACCGTCGATGGCGCAGTGAAAAAGCCAAGGGATAAGTTGCTGTCAGGCGAACAACTGGTATTGCGGGCTGAAGTTGAAAATGAAGAGCGATGGCTGGCTGAAGATATTGCGCTAGAAGTGATCTACGAAGATGATGCGTTATTGGTTATAAACAAGCCGGTAGGGCTAGTGGTGCATCCCGCTGCTGGTCATGCCAGTGGCACCTTGCTAAATGCACTATTGGCCCATGCGCCGGACTTAGCCAGTGTTCCTCGAGCTGGTATTGTGCACCGCCTGGATAAAGATACCAGCGGTCTAATGGTGGTGGCCAAAACGCTGCAGGCACAGAATCATCTGGTTAATCAATTACAGGCGCGCACAGTGAGCCGTGAGTATGAAGCGGTGGTATTTGGGACTATGACCGGTGGTGGCAGTGTCACCGCAGATATTGGTCGTCACCCCAAGCAGCGCCAAAAAATGGCGGTGGTCAAACTGGGAGGTAAAGAAGCCATTACTCATTATCGTCTGCTACAACGTTTTACCAGCCATTGTCATATCCGCTGCATGTTGGAAACCGGTCGTACCCATCAAATCAGGGTACATATGGCGCATATCAAACATCCTTTAGTCGGTGATCAGTTGTATGCGGGTAGGCCCAGAATACCGAAAGGCGCCAGTGAAGAGCTGTTAAGCGGCTTGCGGGATTTTGGTCGGCAAGCCTTGCATGCCAGGCGCTTATCGTTAATTCATCCGGTAAGCAATGAAGACGTCAGTTGGGAAGTACCTTTGGCTGACGATATGGTGGAGCTACTGGCGCTGCTGGAGCGAGAAGACCATGCATGA
- a CDS encoding outer membrane protein assembly factor BamD, which yields MNITARALFITLLFTIGLMGCSSDDDRPQDMTEKELYQQAQENLKDESFQSAVRNLQLLEARYPFGPYAEQAQLEIIFAYYRSFEPEAAIAAADRFVRLHPQHPNVDYAFYMKGLSNYIDGEGFLDRFLPTDMTQRDPGAALQSFEDFRQLLYRFPDSPYAADAKARMTYLRARLARYEINVANYYFKRGAYLAAANRGRYVVENFPQTPAIPDALAVMVQAYKLLGLDELAEKSLTVLHSNYPKHPSLDKNGQFIDKFTLAESKRSWVNVATLGIFDHSAPPKFDNRAEYLIR from the coding sequence ATGAACATCACTGCTAGAGCCCTTTTTATCACTCTATTATTCACAATAGGGCTGATGGGCTGCTCATCTGACGATGATCGCCCTCAAGACATGACCGAAAAAGAGCTGTATCAACAAGCTCAAGAAAACCTGAAAGATGAAAGTTTTCAGTCCGCAGTAAGAAATCTGCAATTACTTGAGGCCCGCTACCCATTCGGCCCTTATGCTGAACAAGCGCAATTGGAAATTATCTTCGCCTATTACCGTAGCTTTGAACCCGAAGCGGCGATCGCAGCCGCCGACCGGTTTGTGCGTTTGCACCCGCAGCACCCTAATGTTGATTATGCTTTCTATATGAAAGGGCTATCAAACTATATTGATGGTGAAGGCTTTTTAGACCGTTTCTTACCTACCGACATGACGCAACGGGACCCCGGTGCAGCGCTACAGTCTTTCGAAGATTTCCGCCAGTTGCTCTACCGCTTTCCCGATAGCCCCTATGCCGCAGATGCTAAAGCACGAATGACTTATCTGCGTGCACGCCTGGCCCGCTATGAAATTAATGTCGCCAACTATTATTTCAAGCGCGGCGCTTATCTCGCAGCAGCCAATCGGGGCCGGTACGTTGTAGAAAACTTTCCACAAACTCCTGCTATACCGGATGCCTTAGCTGTCATGGTGCAAGCTTACAAATTACTAGGGCTGGATGAATTAGCTGAAAAATCACTCACTGTTTTGCACAGCAACTATCCCAAACACCCCTCGCTGGATAAAAACGGGCAGTTCATCGACAAATTTACCCTTGCCGAATCCAAACGCTCCTGGGTGAATGTCGCAACGCTGGGTATATTTGACCATAGCGCGCCACCTAAATTTGATAACCGCGCGGAATATCTGATTCGCTAA
- a CDS encoding DNA ligase — translation MNLNYFLLFIIYCLFPLFLHAADQPALLLAGNYHQDIKLEQYWVSEKYDGIRAYWDGSQLLTRQGNKIHAPEWFTQALPSQSLDGELWAGRNKFQQTVSTVRKQQAVNEEWQTITYMIFDMPAINDSFDVRLEQLQALLTHAPSWIIAAPQWKVSSNQQLQLQLQQYCDAGAEGLMLHRGKARYRSGRSQDLLKLKPYQDAEAVVIGHKAGQGKYLGMMGSLLVELPSGLQFYLGTGFSNQQRRVPPPVGTVISFKYYGKTNKGIPRHASFLRIRSDQGW, via the coding sequence ATGAACCTGAACTACTTTCTCTTATTCATCATCTATTGCTTGTTCCCATTATTCCTACACGCAGCTGATCAGCCCGCGTTATTGCTTGCTGGAAACTATCATCAAGACATCAAGCTGGAACAGTATTGGGTCAGTGAAAAATATGACGGTATTCGAGCCTATTGGGATGGCAGCCAACTGCTGACGCGACAGGGCAACAAAATTCATGCGCCCGAATGGTTTACCCAAGCGCTGCCTTCACAATCATTGGACGGTGAGCTATGGGCTGGCCGAAATAAATTTCAACAAACCGTTTCTACCGTTCGCAAACAACAAGCAGTCAACGAAGAGTGGCAAACCATTACTTATATGATCTTCGATATGCCCGCGATAAACGACTCTTTTGACGTGCGCCTGGAACAACTGCAAGCGTTATTAACGCATGCACCATCATGGATAATCGCAGCACCACAATGGAAAGTCAGCAGCAACCAACAATTACAACTGCAACTCCAGCAATACTGTGACGCCGGCGCCGAAGGTCTCATGCTGCACCGTGGTAAGGCACGTTACCGCTCAGGTCGCTCACAAGATTTACTGAAATTAAAACCCTATCAGGATGCCGAGGCGGTAGTCATCGGCCACAAGGCAGGGCAGGGCAAATATCTAGGTATGATGGGTTCGCTACTGGTTGAACTGCCATCGGGACTGCAATTTTATTTAGGGACGGGTTTCAGCAACCAACAACGGCGCGTTCCTCCTCCAGTCGGTACTGTTATCAGTTTTAAATATTATGGCAAAACTAACAAAGGTATACCACGCCATGCCAGTTTTTTACGCATTCGATCAGACCAAGGATGGTGA
- the nadE gene encoding ammonia-dependent NAD(+) synthetase, protein MDRAAILKEMQVLPQIDPAFEIQRRIEFIKTTLTNSGAKNLILGISGGIDSSTTGRLAQLAVEQLNQQHDSNDYQFIAVRLPYDVQQDEEDAQTSLAFIQPSRQITVNVKPGADGIHTEVLNALAEQNLQSQDAVSDFSKGNVKARTRMVLQYDIAGMLGGLVLGTDHSAENITGFFTKWGDGACDLAPLFGLSKRQVRLVAKTLGAPQQLVEKTPTADLESLSPQKADEDALGVSYDQLDDYLEGKTVAPAVAAHIESIYAKTQHKRLPIPTIYD, encoded by the coding sequence ATGGATAGAGCAGCCATTTTAAAAGAAATGCAGGTACTACCGCAGATCGATCCAGCGTTTGAAATTCAGCGACGCATAGAATTTATCAAAACCACACTCACCAATAGCGGTGCTAAAAACCTGATACTCGGTATCAGTGGCGGCATCGACTCCTCAACCACTGGCAGGCTCGCACAATTAGCAGTGGAGCAATTAAACCAGCAGCATGACAGCAATGACTACCAATTTATTGCCGTGCGCCTGCCCTATGATGTCCAGCAAGATGAAGAAGATGCTCAAACGTCTCTTGCTTTTATACAACCCTCCAGACAAATTACCGTCAATGTAAAACCCGGTGCTGATGGCATTCACACTGAAGTACTAAATGCGTTAGCCGAACAGAACCTGCAAAGTCAGGATGCCGTTAGTGATTTTTCGAAAGGTAATGTTAAAGCACGTACCCGCATGGTATTACAATACGATATTGCCGGTATGCTAGGCGGCTTAGTATTAGGCACTGATCACTCTGCTGAAAATATTACCGGGTTTTTCACCAAATGGGGGGATGGTGCCTGTGATTTAGCCCCGCTTTTTGGTCTCAGCAAACGGCAAGTCAGATTGGTGGCAAAAACGTTGGGCGCACCGCAGCAACTAGTCGAAAAAACGCCCACTGCCGACCTGGAGTCACTTAGCCCACAGAAAGCCGATGAAGATGCACTAGGCGTCAGTTATGATCAATTAGATGATTATCTGGAAGGTAAGACCGTTGCACCTGCAGTAGCGGCTCATATTGAATCAATTTATGCTAAAACCCAGCATAAACGCTTGCCAATACCCACTATCTACGATTAA